One Littorina saxatilis isolate snail1 linkage group LG1, US_GU_Lsax_2.0, whole genome shotgun sequence genomic window carries:
- the LOC138975480 gene encoding uncharacterized protein: protein MAVSLEDLAQEIENLKAQKIVVLPKEKSLAKFYGTGQPDLDEFHEQIEALYASRHCSPQEKTNILLSHLGDSVKEEVYCHPATKRDSAENILKLLKEVYGDQKTLSELLGQFYMISQRSAESIREFSHRLNRAFLKINQKAEAGHPLGDTVLRDHFLSKVNNDFLRKRLREEVHKQPAITFLDVRNEAIRWAEDSPETDVSATTSAVSATATTSVLEDILSKMTAIESRLLALERAPGQGPNREFGRPKFTRDGKPICLRCQKPGHILRNCPGNGTTLQ from the coding sequence ATGGCGGTGTCTCTTGAGGATCTAGCCCAAGAAATAGAGAACTTGAAAGCGCAGAAGATTGTTGTTCTTCCCAAAGAAAAAAGTTTAGCTAAGTTTTATGGTACCGGGCAACCTGATCTAGACGAGTTCCATGAACAGATCGAGGCACTGTATGCCAGTAGGCATTGTTCTCCACAAGAGAAAACTAACATTCTGTTGTCTCACTTGGGGGACAGTGTTAAAGAAGAGGTGTATTGCCACCCGGCAACTAAGAGGGATAGTGCGGAGAACATTCTGAAATTGTTGAAAGAAGTCTATGGAGATCAGAAAACGTTAAGTGAGCTGCTCGGCCAGTTTTACATGATATCCCAACGGTCAGCAGAGAGCATCAGGGAGTTCTCACATCGCCTTAACCGTGCTTTTCTCAAGATCAACCAGAAGGCGGAGGCAGGTCACCCACTAGGAGATACAGTCCTACGAGACCATTTCCTAAGCAAAGTGAACAACGATTTCTTGCGGAAACGCCTTCGGGAAGAGGTCCACAAACAGCCTGCCATCACCTTCCTGGATGTGAGAAATGAGGCTATACGTTGGGCGGAGGACTCGCCAGAAACAGATGTATCTGCAACAACATCCGCTGTCAGTGCCACCGCGACCACCAGTGTACTCGAGGATATCCTGTCCAAAATGACCGCCATCGAGTCGAGGCTATTGGCACTGGAACGAGCACCAGGCCAGGGGCCAAACAGAGAGTTTGGGCGACCCAAGTTCACCAGGGACGGAAAACCAATTTGTCTTCGGTGCCAAAAGCCTGGCCATATCCTCCGCAACTGCCCGGGAAACGGGACTACTCTGCAGTAG